The following coding sequences are from one Oryzisolibacter sp. LB2S window:
- a CDS encoding CysB family HTH-type transcriptional regulator, whose amino-acid sequence MNLHQFRFVQEAARRNLNLTEAAKALHTSQPGVSKAIIELEDELGVDIFARHGKRLKRITEPGQHVLRSIELIMREVGNLKRIGEQYSAQDSGTLGIATTHTQARYVLPLPVARLREAYPKVNISLHQATPHEVARMVIDEVVEIGMATESLADYPDLVTLPCYEWQHVLVLPPGHALAQKERIGLEDIAHESLITYHPSFTGRGKIDQAFATRKLQPRIVLEAIDSDVIKTYVRLGLGVGIVAEMAMREDPIGDLVVRPLGHLFGQNVARVAFKRGAYLRNFVYKFAELLSDRLSRDLIARAMTGHVNDYEL is encoded by the coding sequence ATGAACCTGCACCAGTTCCGCTTCGTCCAGGAGGCCGCACGCCGCAACCTCAATCTGACGGAGGCCGCCAAGGCGCTGCACACCTCGCAGCCGGGCGTCTCCAAGGCCATCATCGAACTGGAAGACGAACTGGGCGTGGACATCTTCGCGCGCCACGGCAAGCGCCTCAAGCGCATCACCGAACCCGGCCAGCATGTGCTCAGAAGCATAGAACTCATCATGCGCGAGGTGGGCAACCTCAAGCGCATCGGCGAGCAGTACAGCGCGCAGGACAGCGGCACCCTGGGCATTGCGACCACGCACACCCAGGCGCGCTATGTGCTTCCACTGCCCGTGGCCAGGCTGCGCGAGGCCTATCCCAAGGTCAACATCAGCCTGCACCAGGCCACGCCGCACGAGGTGGCGCGCATGGTCATCGACGAGGTGGTCGAGATCGGCATGGCCACGGAGTCGCTGGCCGACTACCCGGACCTCGTCACCCTGCCCTGCTACGAATGGCAGCATGTGCTCGTGCTCCCCCCCGGCCACGCGCTGGCGCAGAAGGAGCGCATAGGGCTGGAGGACATCGCGCACGAATCGCTGATCACCTACCACCCCTCGTTCACGGGCCGCGGCAAGATCGACCAGGCCTTTGCCACGCGCAAGCTGCAGCCGCGCATCGTGCTCGAGGCCATCGATTCCGACGTCATCAAGACCTATGTGCGCCTGGGTCTGGGCGTGGGCATCGTCGCCGAAATGGCCATGCGCGAGGACCCGATCGGGGACCTGGTGGTACGCCCCCTGGGCCATCTGTTCGGCCAGAACGTGGCGCGCGTGGCCTTCAAGCGCGGCGCCTATCTGCGCAACTTCGTCTACAAGTTTGCCGAGCTGCTCAGCGACCGCCTGAGCCGCGACCTCATCGCCCGCGCCATGACCGGCCATGTCAACGACTACGAGCTATGA
- the lptF gene encoding LPS export ABC transporter permease LptF, producing the protein MLFDSSIRKELARSFGATLVVLITVVMTMMLIRTLGQAARGNVAPADVMLVMGFTVLGQLPTILGLSLFVTIVGTLSRMYRDSEMAIWFSAGRGLLSLLAPLLRFSWPVMLAIAALSLAIWPWANRQIQELRTQYEQRSDVDRVAPGEFQESSNGSRVFFIDKDSPTANAANNVFIVTREKQRETVTSAQSARLEVRNGERMVLLSNGQRLEEAMQDGHGLRISEFAEYGTLLDSHPDGGMDSNSVKIRDTWDLARDPQAQSRAELGWRIGMPLAALNFVVLGLAVAIVNPRAHRSGGLMMALFAFMVYYNLMTVGQAWVGTGRVGMLTFLLGLHGGALALALLLVAARHNHWSLRALLRHKEVA; encoded by the coding sequence ATGTTATTCGATTCATCCATTCGCAAAGAGCTGGCCCGCAGCTTTGGCGCGACCCTGGTGGTGCTGATCACGGTGGTCATGACCATGATGCTCATCCGCACGCTGGGGCAGGCCGCGCGCGGCAACGTGGCACCGGCGGACGTGATGCTCGTGATGGGCTTCACGGTGCTGGGCCAGCTTCCCACGATTCTCGGCCTGAGCCTGTTCGTCACCATCGTCGGGACGCTCTCGCGCATGTACCGCGACAGCGAGATGGCCATCTGGTTCTCCGCGGGCCGCGGCCTGCTGAGCCTGCTGGCGCCGCTGCTGCGCTTTTCCTGGCCGGTCATGCTCGCCATTGCGGCGCTGTCGCTCGCGATCTGGCCCTGGGCCAATCGCCAGATCCAGGAGCTCAGAACGCAGTATGAGCAGCGCAGCGACGTCGATCGTGTCGCGCCCGGGGAGTTTCAGGAGTCGTCCAACGGCTCGCGCGTGTTCTTCATCGACAAGGACTCACCCACCGCGAATGCGGCCAACAACGTCTTCATCGTCACGCGCGAGAAGCAGCGCGAGACCGTCACGTCCGCGCAGAGCGCGCGCCTGGAGGTGCGCAATGGCGAGCGCATGGTGCTGCTGAGCAATGGCCAGCGCCTGGAGGAAGCCATGCAGGACGGGCATGGCCTGCGCATCAGCGAGTTTGCCGAGTACGGCACGCTGCTCGACAGTCACCCGGACGGTGGCATGGATTCAAACAGCGTGAAGATTCGCGACACCTGGGATCTGGCCCGCGACCCGCAGGCCCAGTCCCGCGCCGAACTGGGCTGGCGCATAGGCATGCCCCTGGCCGCACTCAACTTCGTCGTGCTGGGCCTGGCCGTCGCCATCGTCAATCCGCGCGCGCACCGCAGCGGCGGCCTGATGATGGCCCTGTTTGCGTTCATGGTGTACTACAACCTCATGACCGTCGGTCAGGCCTGGGTGGGAACGGGCCGCGTGGGCATGCTCACCTTCCTGCTGGGGCTTCATGGCGGCGCGCTGGCGCTTGCGCTGCTGCTGGTGGCGGCGCGGCACAACCACTGGTCGCTGCGCGCGCTCCTGCGGCACAAGGAGGTCGCGTGA
- the trxA gene encoding thioredoxin TrxA yields the protein MASDLIKQLSDASFEADVLKSSTPVLVDYWAEWCGPCKMIAPILDEVAGAYQGKLQVAKMNVDENREIPARFGIRGIPTLMLFKDGQLAATKVGALSKAQLTAFIDQQLG from the coding sequence ATGGCCAGCGACCTCATCAAGCAACTGTCTGACGCCAGCTTCGAAGCCGACGTGCTCAAGTCCTCCACCCCCGTGCTCGTGGACTACTGGGCCGAATGGTGCGGCCCCTGCAAAATGATCGCCCCCATCCTGGACGAAGTGGCCGGCGCCTACCAGGGCAAGCTGCAGGTCGCGAAGATGAACGTGGACGAGAACCGTGAGATCCCCGCACGCTTCGGCATTCGCGGCATTCCCACGCTGATGCTGTTCAAGGACGGCCAACTGGCCGCCACCAAGGTCGGTGCCCTGAGCAAGGCACAGCTCACCGCCTTCATCGACCAGCAACTGGGCTGA
- a CDS encoding D-2-hydroxyacid dehydrogenase family protein, with protein MNIVILDDYQDAVRKLHCAERLDPYSAKVYTNNVKGLGQLSVRLRDADIIVLNRDRTHITRQLVDKLPRLKLIAQTGRVGPHIDIAACTERGIAVTDGVSSPVAPAELTWALIMAAMRRLPQYISNLKHGAWQQSGLRAASMPPNFGLGSVLRGKTLGIWGYGRIGQIVASYGRAFGMNVKVWGREASRAQALTDGLQAASTRADFFSQCDIVSIHLRLTDETRGMITLEDLSRMKPTALFVNTSRAELLETDALLAALNRGRPGMAAIDVFESEPILQGHALLRLENCICTPHIGYVEQDSYELYFGAAFDNVVNYIKGTPTNVVNPGALQVRR; from the coding sequence ATGAACATCGTAATACTCGACGACTACCAGGACGCCGTGCGCAAGCTGCATTGCGCGGAACGGCTCGATCCCTACTCCGCCAAGGTCTATACCAACAATGTCAAGGGACTTGGCCAGTTGTCGGTGCGCTTGCGTGACGCAGACATCATTGTCCTGAACCGCGACCGCACGCACATCACGCGCCAGCTCGTGGACAAGCTGCCGCGACTCAAGCTGATTGCCCAGACGGGCCGTGTCGGCCCTCACATCGACATCGCGGCCTGCACCGAGCGCGGCATTGCCGTCACCGATGGCGTGAGTTCCCCCGTGGCTCCGGCCGAGCTGACCTGGGCGCTGATCATGGCGGCCATGCGGCGCCTGCCCCAGTACATCTCCAACCTCAAGCATGGTGCGTGGCAACAGTCGGGGCTGCGCGCTGCATCCATGCCCCCCAACTTCGGCCTGGGCAGCGTGCTGCGCGGCAAGACGCTGGGCATCTGGGGCTATGGGCGAATCGGCCAGATCGTGGCGAGCTACGGCCGCGCGTTTGGCATGAACGTCAAGGTCTGGGGTCGTGAAGCATCCCGCGCGCAGGCGCTCACGGATGGACTGCAGGCAGCGAGCACGCGCGCAGATTTCTTCTCGCAGTGCGACATCGTGTCCATTCACCTGCGGCTCACCGACGAGACGCGCGGCATGATCACACTGGAAGACCTGTCCCGCATGAAGCCCACGGCGCTGTTCGTGAACACCTCGCGCGCCGAGCTCCTGGAAACCGATGCATTGCTCGCCGCGCTCAATCGAGGGCGGCCGGGCATGGCGGCCATCGATGTCTTCGAAAGCGAGCCCATCCTGCAGGGCCACGCGCTGCTGCGCCTGGAGAACTGCATTTGCACGCCCCATATCGGCTATGTCGAACAAGACAGCTACGAGCTGTACTTTGGCGCGGCTTTCGACAACGTGGTCAACTACATCAAGGGCACGCCCACCAACGTGGTCAACCCGGGAGCACTCCAGGTGAGGCGGTAG
- a CDS encoding leucyl aminopeptidase: MNFELKTLSLAAAASHKCDLLVLLVPEGLAPQADALSQLVASAIKDGDLETKPGKQLSLYAPHGIAARRVVLLGCGKGGAHAVRQAVQALGATLKSAAIKRAALVFCMEPEVGAVGAAVRAMADASYVYTATKPKAEPRALSRVTVGVADAAAARAEFATAAALVTGIEYARDWANRPANHATPTLIGDAAKALARHAGIQCKLHGPAQVAKWGMGAFLAVAQGSDQPLRFIELRYDGAPRTQAPVVLVGKGITFDTGGISLKPAAEMDEMKFDMGGAASVLGVFRALAELRPAVNVVGLIPACENMPDGRAVKPGDVVTSMSGQTIEILNTDAEGRLVLCDALTYAARFKPQALIDIATLTGACVVALGALRSGLFASDDELAARLQAAGDAALDPCWRMPLDDDYADGLKSNFADVANVAGRAGGAITAAKFLQRFVGDLPWAHLDIAGTAWKGGAAKGATGRPVGLLLHYLLDVAATSGSRRKAAAPRRARAV; the protein is encoded by the coding sequence ATGAACTTCGAACTGAAGACGCTTTCGCTCGCCGCGGCGGCATCGCACAAATGTGATTTGCTGGTGCTGCTGGTGCCCGAAGGCCTTGCGCCGCAGGCCGACGCCCTGTCCCAACTCGTCGCCAGCGCAATCAAGGATGGAGACCTCGAGACCAAGCCCGGCAAGCAGCTGTCGCTGTATGCGCCGCACGGCATTGCCGCGCGCCGGGTGGTGCTGCTCGGATGCGGCAAGGGCGGCGCGCATGCCGTGCGCCAGGCGGTGCAGGCCCTGGGCGCTACCCTGAAGAGCGCGGCCATCAAGCGCGCCGCGTTGGTGTTCTGCATGGAACCCGAAGTGGGCGCCGTGGGCGCCGCCGTGCGTGCGATGGCCGACGCGAGCTATGTCTACACCGCCACCAAGCCCAAGGCCGAACCGCGTGCGCTGTCGCGCGTGACGGTGGGAGTCGCTGACGCGGCCGCGGCGCGCGCAGAGTTCGCTACCGCGGCGGCCCTGGTCACCGGCATCGAATACGCGCGCGACTGGGCCAACCGCCCGGCCAACCACGCCACCCCCACATTGATCGGCGATGCGGCCAAGGCGCTGGCCAGGCATGCGGGCATCCAGTGCAAGCTGCATGGGCCGGCGCAGGTGGCCAAGTGGGGCATGGGCGCCTTTCTCGCCGTGGCCCAGGGCTCGGACCAGCCGCTGCGCTTCATCGAACTCCGGTACGACGGCGCGCCGCGCACGCAGGCGCCCGTGGTGCTGGTGGGCAAGGGCATCACCTTCGACACCGGAGGCATCTCGCTCAAGCCCGCAGCCGAGATGGACGAAATGAAGTTCGACATGGGCGGCGCCGCGAGCGTGCTCGGGGTGTTCCGGGCGCTCGCCGAACTCAGGCCCGCCGTCAACGTCGTGGGCCTGATTCCTGCCTGCGAGAACATGCCCGACGGCAGGGCCGTCAAACCCGGCGACGTGGTGACGAGCATGAGCGGCCAGACCATAGAGATACTGAACACCGACGCCGAGGGGCGCCTCGTGCTCTGCGATGCGCTGACCTACGCCGCGCGCTTCAAGCCGCAGGCCCTGATCGACATTGCCACCTTGACGGGCGCCTGTGTCGTGGCGCTGGGCGCGCTGCGCAGCGGCTTGTTTGCATCCGACGACGAGCTCGCCGCACGCCTTCAGGCGGCCGGCGACGCGGCGCTCGACCCCTGCTGGCGCATGCCCCTCGACGACGACTATGCCGATGGGCTCAAGAGCAATTTTGCCGACGTGGCAAACGTTGCCGGGCGCGCAGGCGGCGCCATCACAGCTGCCAAGTTTCTGCAGCGCTTTGTCGGTGACCTGCCCTGGGCGCATCTGGACATCGCGGGCACGGCATGGAAGGGCGGCGCGGCCAAGGGGGCGACGGGGCGTCCGGTTGGCCTGCTGCTGCACTACCTGCTCGACGTTGCGGCCACGAGCGGCAGCCGGCGCAAGGCGGCGGCGCCCAGGCGCGCGCGTGCGGTGTGA
- a CDS encoding DNA polymerase III subunit chi — protein sequence MTEVAFHFNAPDKLAYVCRFARKALRQDARVVITGSGPDLQRLDRMLWAMRPVDFVAHCADGADDQLRELSPVLLTTDPASTSLCDVLVNVGDAVPAGFERYARLVEVVSQADEGDRARARARWRHYAEQGYAIVRHDLVLKEG from the coding sequence ATGACCGAGGTGGCATTTCACTTCAATGCGCCCGACAAGCTCGCCTATGTCTGCCGGTTTGCGCGCAAGGCGTTGCGCCAGGATGCACGCGTGGTGATCACGGGAAGCGGGCCCGATCTGCAACGCCTCGATCGCATGCTGTGGGCCATGAGGCCCGTCGACTTCGTCGCGCATTGCGCGGACGGCGCCGACGATCAGCTGCGTGAGCTCAGCCCGGTGTTGCTCACGACGGATCCTGCTTCCACCAGCCTGTGTGACGTGCTCGTGAATGTGGGTGACGCGGTGCCCGCAGGCTTTGAGCGTTATGCCCGCCTGGTCGAGGTGGTGAGTCAGGCCGATGAAGGCGACAGGGCCCGGGCCAGAGCGCGCTGGCGCCACTATGCCGAGCAGGGCTACGCGATCGTTCGTCACGACCTGGTCCTGAAGGAGGGGTAG
- a CDS encoding CbiX/SirB N-terminal domain-containing protein, which translates to MDKAQAAIILLAHGSRDPLWRRPMEAVAARIQARQPDLAVRCAYLELCGPDLGTALDGLVAQGARHIGIVPLFLGAGRHVRDDLPRQVAALAAAHPQITLRLQPPIGEDDRLIALMAEIATASLYE; encoded by the coding sequence ATGGATAAAGCGCAAGCAGCTATCATTTTATTGGCCCATGGCTCGCGCGACCCACTCTGGCGCCGCCCCATGGAGGCCGTTGCGGCGCGCATCCAGGCCCGGCAGCCCGATCTGGCCGTGCGCTGCGCCTACCTGGAGCTGTGCGGCCCCGACCTGGGCACGGCACTCGATGGTCTGGTGGCGCAGGGCGCGCGGCATATCGGCATCGTGCCCCTGTTCCTGGGCGCCGGCCGCCATGTGCGCGACGACCTGCCGCGGCAGGTGGCAGCGCTGGCGGCGGCACATCCACAGATCACATTGCGCCTGCAGCCGCCCATTGGCGAGGACGACCGCCTCATCGCGCTGATGGCCGAGATTGCCACCGCATCGTTATACGAATGA
- a CDS encoding VanZ family protein, protein MRALLLLIAVLIGYGSLYPFHFAADPHWPQEAAALLTAPLWPMGRGDLVGNVLLFAPYGLVAALLCAPQRRGYSRLGLLLALGALLALALQIVQLWVPGRVAALNDVIANVAGMLLGVAIAVPAHRLMPALAHHSAGKVAGKGTANVMPRALLPAALMLLWVGYQWFPLVPTLDLQNMVNAVKPLLRAPRIDAVRALHLALAWLAFCMLWDLSTSGRVRAWTMAVAACAIVGAKLFITGGSVSPANAIGLALALACLPWRHHRFALPALTMAMVVSLFASGLTPFTPLAQAQPFHWVPFSGMLEGSMGVNLLNLLEKCFFYGALIVLISARSGQPLAAASLVALCLGLIEAAQMFLPQRTAESTDPVLALLLGLVAWLARPQAPPRCVRA, encoded by the coding sequence ATGCGCGCCCTGCTGCTGCTGATCGCCGTGCTGATCGGCTACGGCTCGCTCTACCCTTTTCACTTCGCCGCCGACCCGCATTGGCCGCAGGAGGCCGCAGCACTCTTGACCGCGCCGCTGTGGCCCATGGGCCGCGGCGATCTGGTGGGCAACGTGCTGCTGTTCGCGCCCTACGGCCTGGTCGCGGCCCTGCTGTGCGCACCACAGCGCAGGGGTTATTCCCGGCTGGGCCTGCTGCTCGCACTCGGGGCGCTGCTGGCCCTGGCGCTGCAGATCGTGCAGCTGTGGGTGCCGGGCCGGGTCGCCGCCCTCAACGACGTGATCGCCAATGTCGCAGGCATGTTGCTGGGCGTGGCCATCGCCGTACCGGCACACAGGCTCATGCCCGCCCTGGCTCACCACAGCGCGGGCAAAGTGGCGGGCAAAGGGACGGCCAATGTCATGCCACGCGCCCTGCTGCCGGCCGCGCTGATGCTGCTGTGGGTGGGCTACCAGTGGTTTCCGCTGGTGCCCACGCTGGACCTGCAGAACATGGTCAACGCCGTCAAGCCCCTGCTGCGTGCGCCGCGCATCGACGCCGTGCGCGCCCTGCACCTGGCGCTCGCCTGGCTGGCCTTCTGCATGCTGTGGGATCTGTCCACATCCGGGCGCGTGCGCGCCTGGACCATGGCCGTCGCGGCCTGCGCCATCGTCGGCGCCAAGCTGTTCATCACGGGCGGCAGCGTCTCGCCGGCCAATGCCATCGGCCTCGCGCTGGCCCTGGCCTGCCTGCCCTGGCGCCACCACCGTTTCGCGCTGCCGGCGCTGACCATGGCCATGGTGGTGAGCCTGTTCGCCAGCGGGCTGACGCCGTTCACGCCACTGGCGCAGGCGCAGCCGTTTCACTGGGTGCCGTTCTCCGGCATGCTCGAGGGCAGCATGGGCGTGAACCTGCTGAACCTGCTCGAGAAATGCTTTTTCTACGGCGCATTGATCGTGTTGATCAGCGCCCGGAGCGGCCAGCCACTGGCCGCAGCCAGCCTGGTGGCCCTCTGTCTGGGCCTGATCGAGGCCGCGCAGATGTTTCTGCCGCAGCGCACGGCCGAGTCCACCGACCCCGTTCTGGCGCTGCTGCTGGGCCTCGTCGCATGGCTTGCACGGCCGCAGGCGCCGCCCCGGTGCGTCAGGGCCTGA
- a CDS encoding branched-chain amino acid ABC transporter substrate-binding protein — MQLKLKLTVAAAIAAVAGIAGAQDVTVVRIGNVAPMSGPQAHYGKDIENGVRMAIDDMNAQGVVIGGKKVKLELLNEDDASDPKQGTAAAQKLCDAKVAGVVGHLNSGTTIPASKVYNDCGIPHVTGAATNPNLTKPGYKTTFRIIANDNALGVGLAVYAAETLKLKSVAVIDDRTAYGQGVANVFKRAAAEKGIKVVDEQFTTDKATDFMAILTAIKAKNPDGIFFGGMDPQAGPMLRQMEQLGLSNVKYFGGDGICTTELPKLSAGAKTIGNVICAEGGASLAKMPGGLEWKKRYDAKYPGQFVLYSPYKYDATMLLVDAMKRAGSWDPKVYIPELLKSNYKGVTANIKFEPNGELVNPAITLYVYKDGKKVPMN; from the coding sequence ATGCAATTGAAGTTGAAACTGACCGTCGCTGCCGCAATCGCAGCGGTTGCCGGCATCGCAGGCGCCCAGGACGTCACGGTGGTGCGGATCGGTAACGTCGCTCCCATGTCCGGTCCTCAGGCGCATTACGGCAAGGACATCGAGAACGGCGTGCGCATGGCGATCGACGACATGAACGCGCAGGGCGTGGTGATCGGCGGCAAGAAGGTCAAGCTGGAACTGCTCAACGAAGACGACGCATCCGACCCCAAGCAGGGCACGGCGGCCGCGCAGAAGCTGTGCGATGCCAAGGTGGCCGGCGTGGTGGGACACCTCAATTCCGGGACGACCATCCCCGCATCCAAGGTCTACAACGACTGCGGCATTCCCCATGTGACGGGCGCCGCCACCAACCCGAACCTGACCAAGCCCGGCTACAAGACGACCTTCCGCATCATCGCCAATGACAACGCGCTGGGCGTGGGCCTGGCGGTCTACGCGGCCGAGACGCTCAAGCTCAAGAGCGTGGCCGTCATCGACGACCGCACGGCCTACGGCCAGGGCGTGGCCAACGTGTTCAAGCGCGCGGCCGCCGAAAAGGGCATCAAGGTCGTCGACGAGCAGTTCACCACGGACAAGGCCACGGACTTCATGGCCATTCTCACGGCCATCAAGGCCAAGAACCCCGATGGCATCTTCTTCGGCGGCATGGATCCCCAGGCCGGCCCCATGCTGCGCCAGATGGAGCAGCTGGGCCTGTCCAACGTCAAGTACTTCGGTGGCGACGGCATTTGCACCACCGAGCTGCCCAAGCTCTCTGCGGGCGCCAAGACGATTGGCAACGTCATCTGTGCAGAAGGCGGCGCTTCGCTGGCCAAGATGCCCGGCGGCCTGGAGTGGAAGAAGCGCTACGACGCCAAGTACCCCGGCCAGTTCGTGCTCTACAGCCCCTACAAGTACGATGCCACCATGCTGCTCGTCGACGCCATGAAGCGCGCAGGTTCCTGGGACCCCAAGGTGTACATCCCCGAACTGCTCAAGTCCAACTACAAGGGCGTGACGGCCAACATCAAGTTCGAGCCCAATGGCGAGCTGGTGAACCCCGCGATCACGCTCTATGTGTACAAGGATGGCAAGAAGGTGCCGATGAACTGA
- a CDS encoding pyridoxal phosphate-dependent aminotransferase: MSTPAFPSRLPQVGTTIFSVMSALALEHRAVNLGQGFPDFDCDPRLVNAVTHAMQAGHNQYPPMAGVPALRQAVASKIEAMHARRYDPEAEITITAGATQAILTAILACVHPGDEVIVLDPCYDSYVPNIELAGGVAVRVALTPGSFRPDFARIAAAITPRTRLLIINSPHNPSATIWSAEEMRELEELLAPTNVLLISDEVYEHMVFDGAEHQSAARFPGLAERAFIVSSFGKTFHVTGWKVGTVAAPASMTAELRKVHQFNVFTVNTPMQHGLAEYLKDPAPYLQLPAFYQAKRDLFRAGLAGSRLRLLPSSGSYFQCVDISAVSDLGEADFCQWLTREIGVAAIPLSAFYADAFDQRVVRFCFAKKDETLRAAIERLRRL; the protein is encoded by the coding sequence ATGAGCACACCTGCATTTCCGAGCCGCCTGCCCCAGGTGGGCACCACCATCTTCAGCGTCATGTCGGCGCTGGCGCTCGAACACCGGGCCGTCAACCTGGGCCAGGGCTTTCCGGACTTCGACTGTGACCCACGGCTCGTGAACGCCGTCACGCACGCCATGCAGGCGGGTCACAACCAATACCCGCCCATGGCCGGCGTGCCCGCCCTGCGCCAGGCAGTCGCTTCCAAAATTGAAGCAATGCACGCGCGCCGGTACGACCCGGAGGCCGAAATCACCATCACGGCCGGGGCCACCCAGGCCATCCTCACGGCCATACTCGCCTGCGTGCATCCGGGCGACGAGGTCATCGTGCTCGATCCCTGCTACGACAGCTACGTGCCCAACATCGAGCTCGCCGGCGGTGTGGCCGTGCGCGTGGCGCTCACGCCGGGCAGCTTCAGGCCCGACTTCGCGAGGATCGCCGCCGCCATCACGCCGCGCACGCGCCTCTTGATCATCAACAGCCCGCACAACCCCAGTGCCACCATCTGGTCGGCCGAGGAGATGCGCGAGCTCGAGGAGCTGCTGGCGCCGACCAATGTGCTGCTCATCAGCGACGAGGTCTACGAGCACATGGTCTTCGACGGCGCCGAGCACCAGAGCGCGGCGCGCTTTCCCGGCCTGGCCGAGCGCGCCTTCATCGTCTCGAGCTTCGGCAAGACCTTTCACGTGACGGGCTGGAAGGTGGGCACGGTGGCCGCGCCCGCGAGCATGACGGCGGAGCTGCGCAAGGTGCACCAGTTCAACGTGTTCACCGTCAACACCCCCATGCAGCACGGCCTGGCCGAGTATCTGAAGGACCCCGCGCCCTACCTGCAACTGCCCGCCTTCTACCAGGCCAAGCGCGACCTGTTCCGCGCCGGCCTGGCCGGCTCGCGCCTGAGACTGTTGCCCAGCAGCGGCAGCTATTTCCAGTGCGTGGACATTTCCGCCGTCAGCGACCTGGGCGAGGCCGATTTCTGCCAATGGCTCACGCGCGAGATCGGCGTCGCCGCCATACCGCTGTCGGCCTTCTACGCGGACGCCTTTGACCAGCGTGTGGTGCGCTTTTGCTTTGCCAAGAAGGACGAGACGCTGCGCGCGGCCATAGAGCGCCTGCGCAGGCTGTAG
- the lptG gene encoding LPS export ABC transporter permease LptG, with product MNTIRRLIYREVIVSVAFVTLAFLALFFFFDLVDELRWTGRTGLAYPLTQALLSVALGLPQHLYELLPISVLIGTIFVMARLAQSSEFTIMRTSGLGPWRALSTLLVLGCAFVVLTIAVGDYLAPATERTAALIRARSQGQISTGATGAWLKERQGDHSFAVNVRAIDADGQMRGVQIFEFDARGRVASTTSAEQAQFAEDAWDLQQVQRTVFDQRANGDIGVTRVREPSMQWPTRISADMVAASVLKPDKMATIDLFHYIRHLEANGQSAQRYEIEFWRKVFYPLSCLVMVVLSLPFAYLHFRSGGIAGYVFTGVMAGISFFLLNNVFGFAGNLQNWSPWLTAAAPGLIYSLLSLAAFGWLVLRR from the coding sequence GTGAACACCATCCGCCGCCTCATCTACCGCGAGGTCATCGTCAGCGTGGCCTTTGTCACGCTCGCGTTTCTGGCGCTGTTCTTCTTCTTCGATCTGGTGGACGAGCTGCGCTGGACCGGCCGTACAGGCCTGGCCTATCCACTGACCCAGGCCCTGTTGTCCGTCGCGCTGGGCCTGCCCCAGCATCTGTATGAGCTGCTGCCCATCTCCGTGCTGATCGGCACGATCTTCGTCATGGCACGGCTGGCGCAGAGTTCGGAATTCACCATCATGCGCACCAGTGGGCTGGGGCCATGGCGGGCGCTGAGCACGCTGCTGGTGCTCGGCTGTGCCTTCGTCGTCCTCACGATTGCCGTGGGCGACTACCTGGCACCGGCCACCGAGCGCACGGCCGCGCTGATCCGCGCGCGCAGCCAGGGCCAGATCAGCACCGGCGCCACCGGCGCCTGGCTCAAGGAGCGCCAGGGCGACCATTCCTTTGCAGTGAACGTGCGCGCCATCGACGCCGACGGCCAGATGCGCGGCGTACAGATCTTCGAGTTCGATGCCCGAGGCCGCGTGGCATCCACCACGTCGGCCGAGCAGGCGCAGTTCGCCGAAGACGCCTGGGACCTGCAGCAGGTCCAGCGCACGGTCTTCGACCAGCGGGCCAATGGCGACATCGGCGTGACCCGCGTTCGAGAGCCAAGCATGCAATGGCCCACGCGCATCAGCGCCGACATGGTCGCCGCATCCGTGCTCAAGCCCGACAAGATGGCCACGATCGACCTGTTCCACTACATCCGCCACCTGGAGGCCAATGGCCAGTCCGCGCAGCGCTATGAGATCGAGTTCTGGCGCAAGGTGTTCTACCCCCTGAGCTGCCTGGTGATGGTGGTGCTGTCCCTGCCCTTCGCCTACCTGCATTTCCGCTCGGGCGGCATCGCCGGCTATGTGTTCACGGGCGTCATGGCCGGCATCAGCTTCTTTCTGCTCAACAACGTCTTCGGCTTTGCCGGCAACCTGCAGAACTGGTCACCCTGGCTCACGGCGGCGGCTCCGGGCCTGATCTACTCCCTGCTGTCTCTGGCCGCGTTCGGATGGCTGGTGCTGCGGCGCTAG